A stretch of Alkalicella caledoniensis DNA encodes these proteins:
- a CDS encoding amidohydrolase family protein, producing the protein MNKSLAIKNIGTLITGDINNPVSTANTVIVIHGKIEKIGDESLLTDYKCDEVIDAMGTTLAPGLIDSHVHPVLGDFTPRQNTLGFINSSLHGGVTSMISAGEAHTPGRPKDPAGTKALAILAHKSSKSRPGGVKLHGGAVILEEGLIEKDFEEMAKEGVWLVGEVGLGSIKDPEKAAPMVKLAKKHGFKVMMHTGGTSIPGSSTISSDDVIRTGPDVVSHINGGPTAVSLTEMEKIIDNTDMALEIVQCGNFKVMKETVNKVKSRDQLQRIIIGNDSPSGSGIIPLGILRTIAYVASEAEVSAAEALCFATGNTAQVYGLNTGLVEEGKEADFVIMDTPLGSIGKNAIEALEAGDLPGISMVIIDGQIQFAKSRNTPPATKMAKVEGAV; encoded by the coding sequence ATGAATAAAAGTCTAGCAATAAAAAATATCGGCACTTTGATAACAGGTGATATTAACAATCCAGTTTCTACAGCTAATACGGTTATAGTGATACACGGAAAAATCGAGAAAATAGGTGATGAAAGCTTACTGACTGATTATAAGTGTGATGAAGTCATCGATGCAATGGGTACAACATTGGCGCCGGGGCTTATCGATTCTCATGTACATCCAGTTTTGGGAGATTTTACCCCAAGACAAAATACCTTAGGATTTATAAACAGCTCACTCCATGGTGGTGTAACATCTATGATTTCTGCTGGAGAAGCACACACACCTGGTCGCCCTAAAGATCCAGCCGGGACAAAAGCGCTAGCTATACTAGCCCACAAGTCTTCAAAATCTAGACCGGGTGGAGTTAAGCTTCATGGTGGAGCAGTGATTTTAGAAGAAGGTCTTATTGAAAAAGACTTTGAAGAAATGGCTAAAGAGGGAGTATGGCTTGTGGGTGAAGTTGGTTTAGGGTCAATAAAAGATCCTGAAAAAGCTGCACCCATGGTAAAGCTAGCTAAGAAACATGGCTTTAAAGTAATGATGCACACTGGAGGAACATCAATACCAGGAAGTAGCACCATTTCATCCGATGATGTCATTAGAACAGGACCTGATGTTGTATCTCATATAAATGGTGGACCTACTGCTGTATCACTGACAGAGATGGAAAAAATAATAGATAATACAGATATGGCTTTAGAAATTGTTCAATGTGGAAACTTTAAAGTAATGAAAGAAACTGTTAATAAAGTAAAATCAAGGGATCAATTACAAAGGATAATCATAGGAAATGACTCTCCTTCAGGTTCAGGTATAATACCACTAGGAATTTTGAGGACAATCGCCTACGTTGCTTCAGAGGCAGAGGTATCCGCAGCAGAAGCATTGTGTTTTGCCACTGGAAATACTGCGCAGGTCTATGGTTTAAACACTGGGTTGGTTGAAGAAGGTAAAGAAGCGGATTTTGTAATCATGGATACTCCTCTAGGTTCTATTGGGAAAAATGCCATCGAAGCCCTAGAGGCAGGGGACCTCCCAGGGATTTCTATGGTGATAATAGATGGTCAAATTCAGTTTGCAAAGAGTAGAAATACTCCACCTGCTACAAAAATGGCTAAAGTAGAGGGGGCAGTTTAG
- a CDS encoding 3-isopropylmalate dehydratase, translating into MKKFTGKVFSLDDNVDTDQILPGYAMSYPENDLKNYTLKGSIIPEFPQLVKGGDIIVAGENFGCGSSREQAPFALKESGVSVIIAKSFARIFRRNAINIGLPVITCDQVHQIQEDMDKEDLFEVDIKFLTVKNLSKNKTYSLNGLTNVTLETLQAGGLMNKVIKKLEEKGCHNG; encoded by the coding sequence ATGAAAAAGTTTACAGGAAAAGTATTCAGTTTAGATGACAACGTGGATACAGATCAGATATTACCGGGATATGCCATGTCTTATCCTGAAAATGATCTAAAAAATTATACCCTTAAGGGAAGTATTATTCCGGAGTTCCCTCAACTTGTTAAAGGTGGAGACATTATAGTTGCTGGAGAAAACTTTGGCTGTGGTTCTAGCAGGGAGCAAGCTCCTTTTGCCTTAAAGGAATCAGGGGTATCAGTTATAATCGCTAAATCTTTCGCAAGGATATTTAGGCGTAATGCCATTAACATAGGCTTACCAGTAATAACTTGTGACCAAGTCCATCAAATCCAAGAAGATATGGATAAAGAAGACCTGTTTGAAGTAGACATCAAATTCCTTACAGTTAAAAATTTATCAAAAAACAAAACTTATTCACTAAACGGTTTGACAAATGTGACATTGGAAACCCTGCAAGCAGGTGGACTTATGAACAAGGTGATTAAAAAGCTAGAAGAGAAGGGGTGTCATAATGGCTAA
- a CDS encoding cobalamin-dependent protein (Presence of a B(12) (cobalamin)-binding domain implies dependence on cobalamin itself, in one of its several forms, or in some unusual lineages, dependence on a cobalamin-like analog.), with protein sequence MAKYRPNTERIIREDIERIQAYEKAFGVKMPYIDENGDIQGLPAPYPREVNGVIRSGYRLTELGRKAVETGNPIQNPILGRNSAEETFNESQHMYKMAEKLGINLFQFVHSEATRHIDPLDGIELIEQSRGKGGITPEGERQFVEMGGGSTHPIRINATGDTTHLNVLNALIAGFDGTDLGPVIHVHFGGRGIHDFKTKVTNGYKAIQLCAENNIFVQLDTHKHINNIMGTDGMALAMCLLAEGLAVKAGLDRALSAIQMNVAGINLLADLALIKAYRETIWSEFIIAVPETFQNPPADLIAEQAHFARMAASAKLAGANFYRPKAAENVGIPTGESMAKAIWATQDVFNNTYKVDIKDEYIHKRKEEIKAEAMAVLTAALKRETMIKPEEVTAEFWLQYDSNDLIEMIVEAGKSGILDTPRAGGWDLKRFVKTNRDFDGIRRYVKGFTPIGVDEKYMPLTKENIEVKGENVITKKEKILLATVGADAHVVGINMVKEAIEQAGYEVIFLRGMNLPETVAEVAAETKADVVGVSNLLGLGVTLFPRVDSRLKELGIRDDVVLMSGGRIAEKEEEHAMFEEKIANEGTGFLGVDGFFGPGTDVKECIKWIEEQLQDKRGE encoded by the coding sequence ATGGCTAAGTATAGACCAAATACAGAAAGAATCATCAGAGAAGACATTGAAAGAATTCAAGCATATGAAAAAGCCTTTGGCGTAAAGATGCCTTACATTGATGAAAATGGTGATATTCAAGGTTTACCAGCACCATATCCGAGGGAAGTTAATGGTGTTATTCGAAGTGGTTATCGTTTAACTGAGCTTGGTAGAAAAGCAGTGGAAACTGGCAATCCAATACAAAACCCAATTTTGGGTAGGAACAGTGCCGAAGAGACCTTCAATGAATCACAGCATATGTATAAAATGGCTGAAAAGCTAGGAATAAACTTGTTTCAATTTGTTCACTCTGAAGCAACAAGACATATAGACCCATTAGACGGTATCGAACTTATCGAGCAATCAAGGGGTAAAGGTGGTATAACTCCTGAAGGTGAAAGACAGTTTGTGGAAATGGGTGGTGGATCTACACATCCAATTAGAATAAATGCTACTGGTGATACCACTCATCTTAACGTACTTAATGCTCTAATAGCAGGATTTGATGGAACAGATCTAGGTCCTGTTATCCACGTTCACTTTGGAGGCAGAGGTATTCATGACTTTAAAACAAAGGTAACCAATGGATATAAAGCTATTCAATTATGTGCGGAGAACAATATCTTCGTTCAACTTGATACCCATAAACATATAAACAACATAATGGGAACTGATGGAATGGCGCTAGCAATGTGTTTACTTGCTGAGGGATTAGCTGTAAAAGCAGGATTAGACAGGGCCCTTAGTGCTATCCAGATGAATGTTGCAGGAATAAACCTATTAGCCGACTTAGCCCTAATAAAAGCTTATCGTGAGACAATTTGGAGTGAGTTTATCATTGCTGTTCCAGAGACATTCCAAAACCCACCTGCAGATTTAATAGCGGAACAAGCACACTTTGCTAGAATGGCAGCATCGGCAAAACTGGCGGGAGCGAACTTCTATAGACCAAAGGCCGCAGAAAATGTTGGGATACCTACTGGTGAGTCCATGGCGAAAGCTATTTGGGCTACGCAAGATGTATTCAACAATACCTATAAGGTTGATATAAAAGATGAATATATCCACAAAAGAAAAGAAGAAATTAAGGCAGAGGCCATGGCTGTATTAACGGCTGCCCTTAAGAGAGAAACCATGATTAAGCCTGAAGAAGTAACAGCAGAATTCTGGTTACAATACGACTCCAATGATTTAATCGAAATGATTGTAGAAGCTGGTAAAAGTGGCATTTTAGATACACCAAGGGCAGGAGGCTGGGATTTAAAAAGATTTGTAAAAACAAATAGAGATTTTGATGGTATCAGAAGGTATGTCAAAGGTTTTACTCCAATAGGTGTAGATGAAAAGTATATGCCTTTAACAAAAGAAAACATAGAAGTTAAAGGGGAAAATGTTATAACAAAGAAGGAAAAAATACTCTTAGCTACTGTTGGAGCTGACGCCCATGTTGTTGGAATTAACATGGTCAAAGAAGCAATAGAGCAAGCAGGGTACGAAGTGATTTTCCTAAGGGGAATGAACTTGCCAGAAACTGTGGCAGAGGTTGCTGCTGAAACAAAGGCAGATGTTGTAGGAGTAAGTAACTTATTGGGTCTGGGTGTTACTCTTTTCCCAAGGGTAGACTCACGACTTAAAGAGCTTGGCATAAGAGACGATGTGGTACTTATGTCAGGTGGTAGAATAGCTGAAAAAGAAGAAGAACACGCGATGTTCGAGGAAAAAATAGCTAATGAGGGAACTGGGTTCTTAGGCGTTGATGGATTCTTTGGTCCCGGCACTGATGTAAAAGAATGTATAAAATGGATAGAAGAGCAGTTACAAGATAAAAGGGGTGAATAA
- a CDS encoding 3-isopropylmalate dehydratase large subunit yields MNILEKIIAQKAGVKTVKVGDELTVKVDLAIAHDVTAPMAIKQFRSINVDKVFDKERVVFVMDHCVPCATVDSRQQQKYIKEFAQEFGTRLFDKSEGVIHQVISDEKLYKSGDLIVGADSHTCTAGAYGAIALGVGSTDLAAVMALGTIDMEVPVTHLIRIEGSLSKGVYAKDIILHVIGMFGTNGFTDRGVILSGSTILGLSDDEKMTISNMMIEMGAMIGYIDQSKEFDAKYIGKVSKETVILAEDIQPVAACPSSPDNIKVIENIEGVKINQAVIGSCTNGRISDMIIAAEVLKDRKVSENVNLVVCPASKKVLTEMEHQGLTKILRDAGAIVTNPGCGPCYGAHQGLLNHDDIAISTTNRNFPGRMGHKDAQIYLASPRVVAESAVQGHIVRPGTVIPLEV; encoded by the coding sequence ATGAATATTTTAGAGAAAATTATCGCTCAAAAAGCAGGGGTTAAAACTGTTAAAGTAGGCGATGAACTGACTGTAAAAGTGGACTTGGCAATAGCCCACGATGTGACAGCACCCATGGCAATTAAGCAATTTCGTTCAATAAATGTAGATAAGGTATTTGACAAGGAACGCGTGGTATTTGTAATGGACCACTGCGTTCCATGCGCAACAGTGGATTCTAGGCAACAACAAAAATATATCAAGGAATTTGCACAAGAGTTTGGAACTAGACTTTTCGACAAATCTGAAGGTGTAATTCATCAAGTAATAAGTGATGAGAAACTATATAAATCAGGAGATTTAATAGTTGGCGCAGACTCACATACTTGTACAGCAGGAGCTTATGGAGCAATAGCATTGGGTGTAGGGTCCACAGATTTAGCAGCAGTAATGGCTTTAGGAACAATAGACATGGAAGTTCCTGTAACTCACCTTATAAGAATAGAAGGTAGCTTAAGCAAAGGGGTATATGCTAAAGATATAATTCTACATGTAATAGGGATGTTTGGAACAAACGGCTTTACAGATAGGGGAGTAATTTTATCAGGTAGTACAATACTGGGTTTATCTGACGATGAGAAGATGACAATTTCAAATATGATGATTGAGATGGGAGCTATGATTGGCTATATAGATCAAAGCAAAGAATTTGATGCTAAGTATATTGGGAAAGTATCCAAGGAAACAGTCATTCTTGCAGAAGATATACAGCCAGTGGCAGCATGCCCTTCTTCACCTGACAACATAAAGGTAATTGAAAACATTGAAGGGGTTAAGATAAATCAGGCAGTTATCGGAAGCTGCACTAATGGTCGAATTTCTGACATGATTATTGCTGCAGAGGTCTTAAAGGATAGAAAAGTAAGTGAAAATGTAAACTTAGTGGTATGTCCTGCATCTAAAAAAGTGTTGACTGAAATGGAACACCAAGGATTAACTAAAATTCTTAGGGATGCTGGAGCCATTGTCACAAACCCCGGTTGTGGTCCATGTTATGGAGCCCACCAAGGTCTATTGAATCATGATGATATAGCAATAAGTACAACGAATAGGAATTTCCCCGGGAGAATGGGACATAAGGACGCTCAAATATATTTAGCATCTCCTCGAGTAGTGGCAGAAAGTGCAGTCCAGGGACATATTGTGAGACCTGGGACAGTAATTCCATTGGAGGTATAG
- a CDS encoding UPF0280 family protein, with protein sequence MISVLDDKRVYLEIGPIRMVLDVTMNYLRDPKLGTEIAKYVLEQFKKTLEFMPYVKGQKQWEGHLEELPLPLQKMLNAVTKCGDETMTPLAGVAGSFSDLALEKALELGCNRAIINNGGDIALRDLERTINVGIPLLNSTKPSYVISIEPNDGVRGICSSGFGGRSFTKGVADLAVILASDAAIADVCATHIANETSLESPRILRSYPEKIDSGTDIPGHLVTLKVGNLSEVEKLTALVNGYEASERLLNKGVIKGAFIAVGENMIKLPEHIDFRKI encoded by the coding sequence ATGATTAGCGTATTAGATGATAAAAGGGTGTACCTAGAAATCGGTCCTATTCGGATGGTTTTGGACGTTACAATGAACTATCTAAGGGACCCTAAATTAGGAACAGAAATTGCAAAATATGTACTAGAACAGTTTAAAAAGACCCTAGAATTCATGCCATATGTAAAAGGACAGAAACAATGGGAAGGGCACTTGGAAGAGCTGCCTCTTCCCCTCCAAAAGATGTTAAATGCAGTAACGAAGTGTGGGGATGAAACAATGACACCACTTGCGGGTGTAGCTGGTTCTTTTTCAGACTTAGCCTTGGAAAAAGCTTTAGAGCTTGGATGTAATAGGGCGATAATTAATAATGGTGGTGACATAGCTTTAAGGGATCTAGAGAGAACCATAAATGTTGGGATACCACTTTTAAATAGTACTAAACCCTCCTATGTCATATCTATCGAGCCAAATGATGGTGTAAGGGGCATATGTTCAAGTGGATTTGGTGGAAGAAGCTTTACAAAGGGTGTCGCTGATCTAGCAGTTATACTGGCCAGTGATGCTGCTATAGCAGATGTATGTGCAACCCATATTGCAAATGAAACAAGTCTAGAATCTCCTAGGATACTTAGGAGCTATCCCGAGAAAATCGACAGTGGAACAGACATACCTGGCCATTTAGTTACCTTAAAAGTTGGTAACTTATCAGAGGTTGAGAAACTGACCGCACTAGTAAATGGGTATGAGGCATCAGAAAGACTATTAAATAAAGGAGTTATCAAGGGGGCATTCATAGCCGTTGGCGAAAATATGATTAAGTTACCCGAACATATTGATTTTAGGAAAATCTAA
- a CDS encoding 2-methylaconitate cis-trans isomerase PrpF family protein translates to MEQIKTRVVIMRAGTSKGIFIKDSDLPTDSKERDELILKIFGSPDIRQIDGLGGADPLTSKLAIIGPSTREDADVDYTFGQVSYSAPKIDYSGNCGNISAGVAPFAVDEGLVKATEPITTVRVHNTNTGKILVEKVEVINGMAKVKGDFSIAGVPGTGSPISIDFSDSQGSSTGKLLPTGNVVDKIEVTGYGKIDASLVDAANPVVFVKAEDLGLTGIETPAEIDKNKELLQTLEEIRGKATVMMGLVDKWEKAVEEVPAFPMIAFVSPAKTYKDFTKGKQINESEIDFVSRLMFMQVVHKTYAGTATICTGAAARIEGTVVNQAMKQGNRGHQDILRIGHPAGIITIDVGASEKENVWNLDKAVIERTARRIMEGFCFTAK, encoded by the coding sequence ATGGAACAAATAAAAACAAGAGTAGTTATTATGAGAGCAGGGACAAGTAAAGGAATATTTATAAAAGACTCTGACCTTCCAACTGACTCAAAGGAAAGGGATGAACTAATCCTTAAAATATTTGGAAGTCCAGATATTAGACAAATAGATGGTTTAGGCGGCGCCGATCCACTGACTAGTAAGCTAGCCATAATTGGTCCTTCCACCAGGGAGGATGCAGATGTGGACTATACCTTCGGTCAGGTTTCATATAGTGCTCCCAAAATTGACTACTCTGGTAACTGTGGCAATATATCTGCTGGGGTAGCCCCATTCGCTGTGGATGAGGGGCTAGTAAAAGCTACCGAGCCAATTACAACAGTAAGAGTGCATAACACAAATACTGGGAAAATTTTGGTTGAGAAAGTTGAAGTTATAAATGGAATGGCTAAAGTTAAAGGTGACTTCAGCATAGCTGGTGTCCCAGGAACTGGCTCGCCAATCTCCATTGACTTTTCAGATTCACAAGGTTCTAGTACAGGCAAGCTTCTACCCACTGGCAATGTTGTTGACAAAATCGAAGTTACTGGTTATGGAAAGATAGATGCTTCCTTAGTAGATGCAGCAAACCCAGTTGTCTTTGTAAAAGCAGAAGACTTGGGTCTAACTGGTATAGAAACACCCGCTGAAATAGATAAAAACAAAGAGCTTTTACAAACCTTAGAAGAGATTAGAGGTAAGGCAACAGTGATGATGGGGCTTGTAGACAAATGGGAAAAGGCCGTGGAAGAGGTACCAGCTTTCCCAATGATAGCATTTGTATCACCAGCTAAAACATATAAAGATTTTACTAAAGGTAAGCAAATAAACGAAAGTGAAATAGATTTTGTTTCAAGACTAATGTTCATGCAAGTTGTACATAAGACCTATGCTGGCACAGCTACCATTTGTACAGGTGCTGCAGCTCGCATTGAGGGAACAGTGGTAAACCAGGCAATGAAACAAGGCAATAGAGGGCACCAAGACATCCTGAGAATTGGACACCCAGCAGGGATAATCACTATCGATGTGGGGGCAAGTGAAAAAGAAAACGTGTGGAACCTAGATAAAGCAGTAATTGAGAGGACAGCCCGAAGAATTATGGAGGGCTTTTGTTTCACCGCGAAATGA
- a CDS encoding isocitrate lyase/PEP mutase family protein — translation MKKTTKLRELLKVKEILVAPGAHDALTARVIEKSGFKTVYMTGYGQAASALGKPDIGLLSMTEMLDRARKMVSAVDVPVIADADTGFGNAITVMRTVEEYEMAGVAGIQLEDQVAPKRCGHMLGRKVVSLDEMVGKIKAAKEARKDPDFVIIARTDARTVHGIEEAVKRAKAYEEAGADVIFVESLETLEEMQLIHETLTVPTLANMVEGGRTPLLTNDELEEIGYGLVIYPTASTYVYAKAMLDLMNKLKTDKTTANYTDQMITFPEFNKLVGLEDYAKLEDKFVRE, via the coding sequence ATGAAAAAAACAACTAAATTAAGAGAACTATTGAAAGTAAAGGAAATATTAGTAGCACCTGGAGCCCATGATGCTTTAACAGCAAGGGTTATTGAAAAGTCAGGTTTTAAGACTGTGTATATGACTGGTTATGGCCAAGCTGCCAGTGCCTTAGGAAAACCAGACATTGGACTTTTAAGTATGACAGAAATGCTAGATAGGGCACGCAAAATGGTTTCAGCTGTGGATGTCCCAGTAATTGCTGATGCTGATACAGGTTTTGGGAATGCAATAACAGTAATGAGAACTGTAGAAGAATATGAAATGGCAGGGGTAGCTGGAATCCAACTAGAAGACCAGGTGGCACCGAAGAGATGTGGCCATATGCTAGGAAGAAAAGTAGTTTCATTAGATGAAATGGTTGGTAAAATTAAAGCAGCTAAAGAGGCGCGTAAAGACCCTGATTTTGTGATTATTGCCCGTACCGATGCAAGGACAGTTCATGGAATTGAAGAAGCCGTTAAAAGGGCAAAGGCATACGAAGAAGCTGGAGCTGATGTGATATTTGTTGAATCTTTAGAAACCTTAGAAGAAATGCAATTAATCCATGAAACACTAACTGTTCCTACACTTGCAAACATGGTTGAAGGTGGAAGAACACCACTATTGACAAATGACGAACTTGAAGAAATAGGTTATGGTTTAGTAATATATCCAACAGCATCTACCTATGTTTACGCTAAGGCAATGCTTGATTTAATGAATAAATTAAAGACCGACAAAACAACTGCTAATTACACTGATCAAATGATTACCTTTCCTGAGTTCAATAAGTTAGTAGGTTTAGAGGACTACGCTAAGTTAGAAGATAAGTTCGTAAGGGAGTAA
- a CDS encoding DUF362 domain-containing protein — protein sequence MIHIYLDKCKGCNICVKNCPLDAIEVKNKKAYTKDNCVSCGICVRVCPFKAIEKDTLNTQNYLICKNCPVNCTIPEGKTGACTRYQSNGNEIIRNRKLVVEGVYKSNKEKLGFEPIITGVGSGTSYPCCRPAPAIVQENVDGVDVVTVVTEAPLSYSGVKVKIDTNMHIGDEGAKVKRDGKIVGMVTTEEYGSKMLTLGGANLLSNGNDGFIVAKTIVDLANSRRVTLKVESGSTLELQQGHPPIIDGKKEKLMRVGCGSATVGMFARQMSEVVDEAIILDYHVIGLLSEHFAGEEVGLTYSGVVPYGVKSTRGRYFGKHGHGWGGTEIMDPIDSVAEVDMKLARPGMKILVTETTGQKAALLEVQHDGSVKDIGLNEQILEVVNLISSTCEESSVSVIYTGGTGGSARAGVSTLPRKLTDAIHNDEVLMTVAGAPAFVLPGGGINFMVDVGKMVPESTTWVPTPATVAPVEYTMTRKKYEEIGGHKAQIMTKEDLYKKFKLGN from the coding sequence ATGATCCATATTTACCTGGATAAATGTAAGGGATGTAATATCTGTGTAAAAAACTGTCCATTGGATGCTATTGAGGTTAAAAATAAAAAAGCCTATACAAAGGACAATTGTGTATCCTGCGGGATTTGTGTTAGGGTCTGCCCGTTTAAGGCCATAGAAAAAGACACACTTAACACGCAAAACTACTTAATTTGTAAAAACTGTCCCGTAAACTGTACAATACCTGAAGGAAAAACAGGTGCATGTACGAGATATCAAAGTAATGGTAATGAAATCATTAGAAATAGAAAGCTAGTTGTAGAAGGTGTATACAAGTCTAACAAAGAAAAACTAGGCTTTGAGCCTATAATCACAGGTGTAGGAAGCGGAACTAGCTATCCCTGCTGTCGGCCAGCTCCAGCAATAGTCCAAGAGAATGTGGATGGTGTAGATGTAGTAACAGTTGTAACAGAGGCTCCCCTAAGTTACAGCGGGGTAAAAGTCAAGATAGATACAAATATGCATATAGGGGATGAAGGTGCAAAGGTAAAACGAGACGGTAAAATAGTTGGAATGGTTACTACTGAAGAATACGGTTCTAAAATGCTAACATTAGGTGGAGCCAATTTATTAAGCAATGGAAATGATGGGTTTATTGTTGCGAAAACCATAGTTGACTTAGCAAATAGTCGAAGAGTAACTTTAAAGGTTGAAAGTGGTAGTACACTAGAATTACAACAAGGGCACCCACCAATAATTGATGGAAAAAAAGAAAAACTCATGCGCGTTGGCTGTGGTAGTGCAACCGTCGGTATGTTTGCTAGACAAATGTCAGAAGTAGTAGATGAAGCTATAATATTGGACTATCATGTAATAGGTTTACTTTCAGAACATTTTGCTGGCGAAGAAGTTGGCCTTACTTATAGTGGAGTCGTTCCATATGGTGTAAAAAGTACAAGGGGAAGATATTTTGGAAAACACGGCCATGGTTGGGGAGGAACTGAAATAATGGACCCCATTGACTCTGTAGCAGAAGTTGATATGAAACTAGCACGACCTGGTATGAAAATCCTAGTAACAGAAACTACAGGTCAAAAAGCTGCCTTACTTGAAGTTCAACACGATGGTTCTGTGAAGGATATCGGGCTTAATGAACAGATCTTAGAGGTCGTTAATCTGATTTCGTCTACCTGCGAGGAATCTAGTGTCTCAGTTATTTATACGGGTGGAACAGGAGGAAGTGCAAGGGCTGGAGTATCAACACTACCAAGAAAACTAACCGATGCCATTCACAATGATGAGGTATTAATGACAGTGGCAGGAGCACCAGCCTTTGTTCTACCAGGAGGAGGAATAAATTTTATGGTTGATGTTGGGAAAATGGTTCCTGAATCGACCACATGGGTGCCTACCCCTGCAACGGTTGCTCCTGTGGAATATACTATGACACGCAAGAAATACGAAGAAATCGGCGGACATAAAGCTCAGATTATGACAAAAGAGGATCTTTATAAGAAATTCAAGCTAGGTAACTAG
- a CDS encoding glutamate mutase L, translating to MTKFDYLIVDIGSTYTKQRLFKNKQLVASVQSPTTIEDVQMGIDQGDKEIKASLGMQEYEVESVLASSSAAGGLKMVAMGYMSRVTAKAAKEVAMNSGAKILEIISHEDPPEYRIQIIKETDPDIVLLAGGTDFGDETSLVENAELLARCDTKAVVVIAGNIMAQKKAEQILQGANISCVRAANIMPTIHQLKVEEARDIIHKEFIKQITKARGLSALKNKITNEKIVPTPGAVLMATELLAKGTYEKEGLGEVIIVDLGGATTDVHSVIPRLSELKDEEIGLIISNEKQISHRTVEGNLGLRVSALGVLETVNPKAILKKRGLDLDNNLDLFIGYCQHLDEKPMHLPKNQVEYEFDTLLAETAVEVALKRHAGYISTNYDPITGITPGMPVGRDLRNVETLIAVGGIFAHRSKEEGERIIRNALKERGVSLLPKDPKILIDANYLLYTGGIISQVDEEYAFDVLINQFKNNRG from the coding sequence ATGACTAAATTCGATTACTTGATTGTTGATATAGGTAGCACTTATACAAAACAAAGGCTATTTAAAAACAAGCAGCTAGTTGCCAGTGTACAGAGCCCTACCACCATCGAAGATGTTCAAATGGGCATAGATCAAGGTGATAAAGAGATTAAAGCAAGTCTTGGAATGCAAGAATACGAAGTGGAAAGTGTTTTAGCTTCAAGTAGTGCTGCTGGCGGACTTAAGATGGTTGCTATGGGTTACATGTCAAGGGTTACAGCCAAGGCTGCAAAGGAAGTTGCCATGAACTCTGGTGCAAAGATACTAGAGATAATATCCCATGAAGACCCTCCTGAATATAGAATTCAAATCATTAAAGAGACGGATCCAGATATAGTTCTACTGGCAGGTGGTACTGACTTTGGTGATGAGACATCTTTAGTAGAAAATGCAGAACTACTAGCTAGATGTGACACAAAGGCAGTAGTGGTAATCGCAGGGAATATTATGGCACAAAAAAAAGCTGAACAAATTTTACAAGGTGCTAATATTAGCTGTGTTAGAGCAGCTAATATTATGCCCACAATACATCAACTTAAAGTGGAAGAAGCTAGAGATATCATTCATAAAGAGTTTATTAAACAAATCACTAAAGCCAGAGGTCTCAGTGCATTAAAAAACAAAATAACCAACGAGAAAATAGTCCCAACACCAGGAGCAGTTCTTATGGCAACAGAGTTACTTGCAAAGGGAACCTATGAAAAAGAAGGTTTAGGCGAAGTTATAATAGTGGACCTAGGTGGGGCAACAACAGATGTCCACTCAGTAATACCAAGACTTTCAGAACTAAAAGATGAAGAAATAGGCCTAATAATTAGCAATGAAAAGCAAATATCCCATCGCACTGTTGAGGGTAATTTGGGTCTAAGGGTAAGTGCATTAGGAGTTCTTGAAACAGTGAATCCAAAAGCTATATTGAAAAAAAGAGGTCTCGATTTAGACAATAATTTAGATTTATTCATAGGTTATTGCCAACATCTTGATGAAAAACCCATGCACTTGCCTAAAAATCAGGTGGAATACGAATTTGATACTTTACTGGCTGAGACAGCTGTGGAAGTGGCCCTAAAACGCCACGCAGGTTATATATCCACAAACTATGACCCAATAACAGGGATAACACCTGGAATGCCAGTGGGAAGAGATTTGAGAAATGTTGAAACGTTGATTGCTGTTGGGGGTATATTTGCCCATAGGAGCAAGGAAGAAGGGGAGAGGATAATTAGAAATGCCCTGAAAGAACGAGGGGTTTCACTCCTACCTAAAGACCCAAAAATCTTAATTGATGCAAATTATCTACTTTATACTGGTGGAATTATATCGCAGGTGGATGAGGAGTATGCATTTGACGTACTAATAAATCAATTTAAAAATAACAGGGGGTAG